In one window of Bradyrhizobium sp. AZCC 1721 DNA:
- a CDS encoding CmpA/NrtA family ABC transporter substrate-binding protein has protein sequence MTTPLHIGFIPLVDAAALIIAVDKGFTAAEGLDVTLVREVSWSNVRDKLNIGMFDAAHLLAPVAIASSLGLGHVKVPIVAPFNLGLNGNAITVSPALHAAIMSEIDGDPLDPMATALALARVVAARRKSGAEPLTFGMTFPFSTHNYQLRFWMAAGGVDPDEDVRLVVLPPPYMVDSLANGHVDAFCVGAPWNSVAVDLGVGHILHFVSDILVRAAEKVLAVRQSWSEKNPNALAALIRAAAHAAEYIEEPGNRAETADVLARPDRLGVGAEVIQRTLDGRLKISPDGQRRESGRYLLVGREGAGRPDPAQAAWLYAQMVRWGQTQMRPDALRTAMAVFRPELYDAAMGRPGAAPDAPGAIGAFAGPAFDPADIAGHLAAFKIGHWKP, from the coding sequence ATGACGACACCGCTGCATATCGGCTTCATTCCCCTGGTCGACGCGGCCGCGTTGATCATTGCCGTCGACAAGGGCTTTACGGCCGCCGAAGGGCTCGATGTCACGCTGGTGCGTGAAGTGTCGTGGTCCAACGTCCGCGACAAGCTCAATATCGGCATGTTCGACGCAGCGCATCTGCTGGCGCCGGTAGCGATCGCCTCGAGCCTGGGTTTGGGCCACGTCAAGGTGCCGATCGTTGCGCCATTCAATCTGGGCCTCAATGGCAACGCGATCACGGTATCGCCGGCGCTGCACGCCGCAATCATGAGCGAGATCGATGGCGATCCGCTCGATCCCATGGCCACGGCGCTGGCGCTTGCCCGCGTCGTTGCCGCCAGGCGCAAGAGCGGCGCGGAGCCGCTGACGTTCGGCATGACGTTTCCGTTCTCCACACACAATTACCAGCTCCGGTTCTGGATGGCGGCGGGCGGTGTCGATCCGGATGAGGATGTTCGCCTCGTGGTGCTGCCGCCGCCCTACATGGTGGACAGCCTCGCCAATGGCCATGTCGATGCGTTCTGCGTCGGCGCGCCCTGGAACTCGGTCGCGGTCGATCTCGGCGTCGGCCACATACTGCATTTCGTCTCTGATATTTTGGTGCGCGCGGCCGAAAAGGTTCTCGCGGTCAGGCAAAGCTGGTCGGAAAAGAATCCGAACGCGCTGGCTGCGCTGATCCGCGCGGCTGCCCACGCCGCCGAATACATCGAGGAGCCCGGAAATCGCGCCGAGACCGCCGATGTCCTGGCGCGGCCCGACCGGCTTGGCGTCGGCGCCGAGGTGATCCAACGCACCCTCGACGGCCGACTGAAGATTTCACCGGACGGCCAGCGGCGCGAGAGCGGCCGCTATCTGCTGGTCGGGCGCGAAGGGGCGGGCCGGCCCGATCCGGCGCAGGCCGCTTGGCTTTACGCCCAAATGGTACGCTGGGGACAGACACAGATGCGGCCCGATGCGCTGCGGACCGCCATGGCGGTCTTCAGGCCCGAACTCTACGACGCCGCCATGGGACGTCCGGGGGCGGCTCCCGACGCGCCTGGTGCCATCGGCGCCTTTGCCGGCCCCGCATTCGACCCCGCGGATATCGCCGGGCATCTGGCGGCTTTCAAGATTGGGCATTGGAAGCCGTAA
- a CDS encoding ANTAR domain-containing response regulator, producing MSAESSPKIVIVDESPIRAAILEEGLREAGFTGVVHISEMQSLLARIYALDPDVILIDLENPSRDVLEQMFQVSRAVRRPIAMFVDQSDAASIQASVDAGVSAYIVDGLKKERIKPILDLCISRFNAFSKLQDELDRTKSALEERKVIDRAKGILMKVKGLTEEEAYVLMRSTAMREKKKIGEIAQSILTASELLK from the coding sequence ATGAGCGCTGAGTCGTCGCCGAAAATCGTCATTGTCGACGAAAGTCCGATCCGGGCCGCAATCCTGGAAGAGGGGTTGCGGGAGGCGGGCTTTACCGGCGTTGTGCATATCAGCGAAATGCAGAGCCTGCTGGCACGGATCTATGCGCTCGACCCGGACGTCATCCTGATCGACCTGGAAAACCCCAGCCGCGACGTTCTGGAACAGATGTTCCAGGTCAGCCGCGCGGTACGGCGGCCGATCGCGATGTTCGTCGACCAGAGCGATGCGGCCTCGATCCAGGCCTCCGTCGATGCCGGCGTTTCCGCCTATATCGTGGACGGCCTGAAGAAAGAACGGATCAAGCCGATCCTCGACCTCTGCATTTCCCGCTTCAACGCCTTCTCCAAGCTGCAGGACGAACTCGACCGCACCAAGTCGGCGCTCGAGGAGCGCAAGGTGATCGACCGCGCCAAGGGAATCCTGATGAAGGTGAAGGGCCTCACCGAAGAGGAGGCCTATGTGCTGATGCGTTCCACCGCGATGCGCGAGAAGAAGAAAATCGGCGAGATCGCGCAGTCGATCCTGACCGCGTCGGAGCTGCTGAAATGA
- the rimO gene encoding 30S ribosomal protein S12 methylthiotransferase RimO, with product MQQAAAPKVSFVSLGCPKALVDSERIITRLRAEGYELARKHDGADIVIVNTCGFLDSAKQESLGAIGEAMAENGKVIVTGCMGAEPEQIEAAYPGVLSISGPQQYESVLEAVHRALPPVHNPHLDLVPPQGVKLTPRHYAYLKISEGCNNRCSFCIIPKLRGDLVSRPANDVLREAERLVAAGVKELLVISQDTSAYGVDVKYSESPWKDRQVRAKFFDLAKELGDLGAWVRLQYVYPYPHVDEVIGLMTEGKILPYLDIPFQHASPDVLKAMKRPAAQEKTLARIKKWREECPELTLRSTFIVGFPGETDSDFAYLLDWLEEAEIDRLGCFKYEPVAGAASNAIGNAVPDEIKQERWNALMARQQKISSRRLKRKVGTRQQIIVDEVGPTVARGRSKADAPQIDGAVYLSSRRPLKVGEIVTAKIERSDQYDLHGSVAGF from the coding sequence ATGCAACAGGCCGCTGCGCCCAAAGTCAGCTTTGTTTCCCTTGGGTGCCCCAAAGCGCTGGTGGATTCCGAGCGCATTATCACCCGGCTGCGCGCCGAAGGCTATGAGCTGGCCCGCAAGCATGACGGCGCCGACATCGTGATCGTCAACACCTGCGGCTTCCTCGACAGCGCCAAGCAGGAATCGCTTGGCGCCATCGGCGAGGCGATGGCGGAGAACGGCAAGGTCATCGTCACCGGCTGCATGGGCGCGGAACCCGAGCAGATCGAGGCGGCCTATCCGGGCGTGCTCTCGATATCGGGCCCGCAGCAATATGAGAGCGTGCTGGAGGCCGTGCACCGGGCCCTGCCGCCGGTCCATAATCCGCACCTCGATCTGGTGCCGCCGCAGGGCGTCAAGCTGACGCCGCGCCACTACGCCTATTTGAAGATTTCCGAAGGCTGCAACAACCGCTGCAGTTTCTGCATCATCCCAAAACTGCGCGGCGACCTGGTGTCGCGTCCGGCCAATGACGTGCTGCGCGAGGCGGAAAGGCTCGTCGCAGCCGGCGTCAAGGAATTGCTGGTCATCTCGCAGGACACGTCGGCCTATGGCGTCGACGTGAAGTATTCCGAAAGCCCCTGGAAGGACCGCCAGGTCCGCGCCAAATTCTTCGACCTCGCCAAGGAACTCGGCGACCTCGGCGCCTGGGTGCGGCTGCAATATGTCTATCCCTACCCGCACGTCGATGAAGTCATCGGGCTGATGACCGAGGGCAAGATCCTGCCCTATCTCGATATTCCCTTCCAGCATGCGAGCCCGGACGTCCTGAAAGCCATGAAGCGCCCCGCCGCGCAGGAAAAGACGCTGGCGCGGATCAAGAAGTGGCGCGAGGAATGTCCTGAACTCACGCTGCGCTCGACCTTCATCGTCGGTTTCCCCGGCGAGACCGATTCCGACTTCGCCTATCTGCTCGACTGGCTGGAAGAGGCCGAGATCGATCGTCTCGGCTGCTTCAAATACGAGCCGGTGGCGGGCGCCGCTTCCAACGCGATCGGCAATGCCGTGCCCGACGAGATCAAGCAGGAGCGCTGGAACGCGCTGATGGCGCGGCAGCAGAAAATCTCCTCTCGCCGTCTCAAGCGCAAGGTCGGCACGAGACAGCAGATCATCGTCGACGAGGTCGGACCGACGGTCGCAAGGGGTCGTTCAAAAGCCGACGCGCCGCAGATCGATGGAGCGGTCTATCTTTCCAGCCGCCGCCCGCTGAAGGTCGGCGAGATCGTCACCGCGAAGATCGAGCGGTCGGATCAGTATGACCTGCACGGCAGCGTCGCGGGATTCTGA
- a CDS encoding acetylornithine transaminase, protein MTHAAHPFDALMNITARPQAVFVRGEGAYLWDDAGKRYLDFMQGWAVNCLGHSPSVVAEALAAQAKLLLTPSPAFYNGPSLKLAQALREKSCFDQVFFANSGAEANEGAIKLARKYGTKYKNGAFEIITFEGGFHGRTLATMSASGKKAFEPLFEPKVSGFRKAKLNDLDSVKALISDNTVAVMLEPIQGEAGVWPATDQFMKELRALTKEHGLLLIVDEIQTGMGRTGKLFHYEHAGIEPDIMTLGKGIGGGVPLAALLATEHASCFEHGDQGGTFNGNPLMCAAGLAVLEEVSKPEFLKAAADAGLLLESELQKLSARHGLGEVRGRGLLLALDLKLPIGAAIVAEAFADGVLINSPQPDALRFMPALNVTREEISLMIDCLDAILVKTGAARRVA, encoded by the coding sequence ATGACCCATGCTGCCCATCCGTTCGACGCGCTGATGAACATCACCGCGCGCCCGCAGGCCGTGTTCGTTCGCGGCGAAGGCGCGTATCTCTGGGATGACGCCGGCAAGCGCTACCTCGATTTCATGCAGGGTTGGGCCGTCAACTGCCTCGGCCATTCGCCGTCGGTCGTCGCCGAAGCGCTTGCCGCGCAGGCAAAACTGCTGCTGACGCCAAGCCCCGCCTTCTACAACGGCCCCAGCCTGAAACTCGCGCAAGCACTTCGCGAGAAGAGCTGCTTCGATCAGGTGTTCTTCGCCAATTCCGGCGCGGAGGCCAATGAAGGCGCCATCAAGCTCGCGCGGAAATACGGCACGAAATACAAGAACGGCGCGTTCGAAATCATCACCTTCGAAGGCGGATTTCACGGCCGCACGCTCGCGACCATGTCTGCATCGGGCAAAAAGGCGTTCGAGCCGCTGTTCGAGCCGAAAGTGTCAGGCTTCCGCAAAGCCAAGCTCAACGATCTCGATTCGGTGAAGGCGCTGATATCGGACAATACGGTCGCGGTGATGCTGGAGCCGATCCAGGGCGAAGCCGGCGTCTGGCCGGCAACCGATCAATTCATGAAGGAGTTGCGCGCACTGACGAAAGAGCACGGCCTGCTGCTGATCGTCGACGAAATCCAGACGGGGATGGGCCGGACTGGAAAGCTGTTTCACTATGAACATGCCGGCATCGAGCCCGACATCATGACCCTCGGCAAGGGTATTGGCGGCGGCGTGCCGCTGGCCGCCTTGCTCGCGACCGAGCATGCTTCCTGCTTCGAGCATGGCGACCAGGGCGGCACGTTCAACGGCAATCCGTTGATGTGCGCTGCGGGGCTTGCGGTGCTTGAGGAGGTTTCGAAGCCGGAATTTCTGAAAGCGGCTGCGGATGCCGGCCTGCTTCTGGAAAGCGAGCTGCAGAAACTGTCCGCGCGTCACGGGCTCGGCGAAGTCCGGGGCCGTGGACTGTTGCTGGCGCTCGATCTGAAGCTGCCGATCGGTGCCGCGATCGTGGCCGAAGCGTTCGCGGACGGCGTGCTCATCAACTCGCCGCAGCCCGATGCGCTCCGCTTCATGCCGGCGCTCAACGTCACGCGCGAGGAGATATCGCTGATGATCGATTGCCTTGATGCGATCCTGGTCAAGACAGGTGCGGCAAGGCGGGTGGCGTAG
- a CDS encoding quinone oxidoreductase family protein translates to MTKAVRVHKVGGPEALVYEDVEVPAPGPGEVRLRQHAVGLNFIDVYFRTGLYKAPGLPFIAGNEAAGEVLAVGPGVTNFHPGDRVAYYFTLGGYTSERVIPADKLVKLPDHITYEQGAVLMLKGLTVWYLLHKTFKVEPGHRVLIHAAAGGIGLLACQWAKALGAHVIGTVGSKAKADLALANGCDHVILYNEEDFVARVKQISRNELCDVVYDGVGKTTFPGSLSCLRPRGLFVSFGNASGPVPPFPLAELNNHGSLFATRPKLNDYVSTRKELLEGADTLFAAVINGKLHVPINHAYALKDAAKAHIELESRATTGAAILRP, encoded by the coding sequence ATGACCAAGGCTGTGCGCGTGCACAAGGTGGGGGGACCGGAAGCCCTGGTGTATGAGGACGTCGAGGTCCCGGCGCCGGGGCCGGGTGAGGTTCGCCTCCGCCAGCATGCCGTCGGGCTGAACTTCATTGACGTCTATTTCCGCACCGGTCTCTACAAGGCGCCGGGGCTGCCGTTCATTGCCGGCAATGAGGCCGCCGGCGAGGTCCTGGCCGTGGGCCCGGGCGTTACCAATTTTCATCCCGGTGACCGCGTGGCCTATTATTTCACGCTCGGCGGCTACACCAGCGAGCGGGTGATCCCGGCCGACAAGCTGGTCAAGCTGCCCGACCACATCACCTATGAGCAGGGCGCCGTCCTGATGCTGAAGGGGCTGACGGTCTGGTACCTCCTGCACAAGACCTTCAAGGTCGAACCCGGCCATCGCGTGCTGATCCATGCCGCCGCGGGCGGCATCGGCCTGTTGGCCTGCCAATGGGCCAAGGCGCTCGGCGCGCATGTGATTGGCACCGTCGGCTCCAAGGCCAAGGCCGATCTCGCTCTCGCCAATGGCTGCGATCACGTTATCCTCTATAACGAAGAGGACTTCGTCGCACGCGTGAAACAGATCAGCCGCAACGAGCTCTGCGACGTCGTCTATGACGGCGTCGGCAAGACCACTTTCCCGGGCTCGCTGTCGTGCCTGCGGCCCCGCGGCCTGTTCGTGAGCTTCGGCAACGCCTCCGGTCCGGTGCCGCCGTTCCCGCTTGCCGAGCTCAACAATCACGGCTCGCTGTTTGCCACCCGGCCCAAGCTCAATGACTATGTCAGCACCCGCAAGGAGCTGCTTGAAGGCGCCGACACGCTGTTTGCCGCCGTCATCAACGGCAAACTGCACGTGCCGATCAATCATGCCTACGCGCTGAAGGATGCGGCGAAGGCGCATATCGAGCTCGAGAGCAGGGCGACCACGGGGGCTGCGATCCTGCGGCCGTGA
- a CDS encoding TerC family protein produces MMELLTSPEAWAALLTLTALEIVLGIDNVIFISVIVSRIPPAQAKRARQIGLLLALVFRILLLTLLVWLIGLTEPVITIRNVELSWRDIILIAGGAFLIAKATHEIHGEVEASDGELDAEPRASAFFWVIVQIIIIDIVFSLDSIITAIGMAQDLEIMIAAVVIACVVMYVSSGPVARFVANHPTTKMLALAFLVLIGVALVADGFQFHIPRGYIYFAMLFAAAVEMFNVLARRNRRKAAAK; encoded by the coding sequence ATGATGGAATTATTGACGAGCCCGGAAGCCTGGGCGGCGCTGTTGACATTGACGGCGCTGGAAATCGTGCTCGGCATCGACAACGTCATTTTCATCTCCGTGATCGTCTCGCGCATCCCGCCGGCGCAGGCCAAACGCGCGCGTCAAATCGGCTTGCTGCTGGCACTGGTGTTCCGCATCCTACTGCTCACCCTGCTGGTGTGGCTGATCGGCCTGACGGAGCCGGTCATCACGATAAGAAATGTCGAACTGTCCTGGCGGGACATCATCCTGATTGCCGGTGGAGCCTTCCTGATCGCGAAGGCGACGCATGAAATTCATGGCGAGGTCGAGGCGAGCGATGGCGAGCTCGATGCCGAACCCAGGGCCAGCGCATTCTTCTGGGTGATCGTGCAGATCATCATCATCGACATCGTGTTCTCCCTGGACTCGATCATCACCGCGATCGGTATGGCGCAGGATCTGGAGATCATGATCGCCGCCGTCGTGATCGCATGCGTCGTCATGTACGTCTCGTCGGGTCCGGTGGCCCGGTTCGTGGCCAATCACCCGACCACCAAGATGCTGGCACTGGCATTCCTGGTGCTGATCGGCGTGGCGCTGGTGGCGGACGGATTCCAATTCCATATCCCGCGCGGCTACATCTATTTTGCCATGTTGTTCGCGGCCGCGGTCGAAATGTTCAATGTGCTCGCCAGGCGCAACCGCAGAAAAGCCGCCGCCAAATAG
- the pcsA gene encoding phosphatidylcholine synthase: MDQTTEPDSVPTSRMRTAAFAVHIFTALGAGVALLAMLEAVREHWANMFGWLGVALIIDAIDGPLARKLDVVRLQPNWSGDVLDLVVDFVTYVFVPAYAITASGLLLPVAAPLLGIGIMVSGALYFADRRMKASDNHFRGFPALWNAAAFYLFLLHLPPALSTLGIAILIALTFAPFHVLHPIRVVRLRWLTLWLMAIGAVLAIYTLICDFNVGAPIIAALCAIAAYVIGSDAVIRQIKSFKA, from the coding sequence ATGGACCAGACCACAGAGCCAGATTCCGTCCCCACCAGCCGAATGCGGACCGCCGCATTCGCCGTACACATTTTCACGGCACTGGGCGCGGGCGTCGCGCTGCTGGCGATGCTCGAGGCCGTCCGCGAACATTGGGCCAATATGTTCGGCTGGCTTGGCGTCGCCCTGATCATCGATGCCATCGACGGGCCGCTGGCGCGAAAGCTGGATGTCGTGCGGCTGCAGCCGAACTGGTCGGGCGACGTGCTCGATCTCGTCGTCGATTTCGTGACCTACGTCTTCGTTCCGGCCTATGCCATCACCGCGAGCGGGCTGCTGCTGCCGGTGGCGGCGCCGCTACTCGGCATCGGCATTATGGTTTCCGGTGCGCTCTATTTCGCGGACCGGCGCATGAAGGCGTCCGACAACCACTTTCGCGGCTTTCCGGCGCTGTGGAACGCGGCGGCGTTTTATTTGTTCTTGCTGCACTTGCCGCCGGCACTCTCGACTCTTGGAATTGCAATCCTGATCGCGCTCACATTCGCCCCGTTTCATGTGCTGCATCCGATCAGGGTGGTGCGGCTACGCTGGCTGACCCTGTGGCTGATGGCCATTGGAGCCGTGCTGGCGATCTATACGCTGATCTGCGATTTCAACGTGGGCGCTCCCATCATCGCCGCGCTGTGCGCCATTGCGGCTTACGTAATAGGAAGTGACGCCGTGATCCGGCAAATCAAGTCGTTCAAGGCATGA
- a CDS encoding UbiH/UbiF family hydroxylase, with protein sequence MNDASQVYDAAVIGGGPAGLTAAVALAATGARTALLARRAPYADNRTTALLGASTELLERLEVWPRCQDRAAALRIMRLVDDTDRLIRAPEVRFSSDEIGLEQFGYNIDNRSLMVALEERAAELSNLTRFDDEAAAIDPQDAIVAIRTGKGEQLFARLVIGADGRQSPSREAAGIKTSRRDLHQSALTFNISHSRPHNCISTEFHTAQGPCVFVPLPGNRCSVVWVSETREAERLISLGDEELSEATERQSHSIFGRVQVEAGRNLFPLTIERPEQFASHRVALVGESAHVVPPIGAQGLNMGLRDAADIADIAGNAISLGEDPGAPAVLARYQSARRADVASRLIAIDVANRSLLSDFLPMQSLRAAGMHLLASFGPLRRLAMREGLAPTWKRVS encoded by the coding sequence ATGAATGACGCATCTCAAGTTTATGACGCTGCCGTGATCGGCGGCGGGCCAGCGGGCCTGACCGCAGCCGTCGCGCTGGCCGCTACCGGCGCGAGAACCGCCCTGCTCGCCCGCCGCGCCCCCTATGCCGACAACCGCACCACGGCGCTGTTGGGGGCTTCCACCGAGCTGCTCGAACGTCTCGAGGTCTGGCCGCGCTGCCAGGACAGGGCTGCCGCCTTGCGGATCATGCGCCTTGTCGACGACACCGACCGGCTAATCCGCGCGCCCGAGGTGCGGTTTTCCTCGGACGAGATCGGTCTCGAACAGTTCGGCTACAACATCGACAACCGATCGTTAATGGTTGCCCTTGAAGAGCGCGCCGCCGAACTTTCCAATTTGACTCGATTTGACGATGAGGCCGCCGCAATCGACCCGCAGGATGCGATCGTCGCCATCCGTACCGGCAAGGGCGAGCAGCTTTTCGCGCGGCTGGTGATCGGCGCAGACGGCCGGCAATCACCGTCCCGCGAGGCGGCCGGCATCAAGACCAGCCGTCGCGACCTTCATCAGTCGGCGCTTACCTTCAACATTTCCCATTCTCGACCGCACAACTGCATCTCCACCGAGTTTCACACCGCGCAAGGTCCATGCGTATTCGTGCCCCTGCCCGGCAACCGCTGCAGCGTGGTGTGGGTCTCGGAAACCAGAGAAGCGGAGCGGCTGATCTCGCTTGGCGACGAGGAATTGTCGGAAGCCACGGAAAGACAATCGCACTCCATTTTCGGCCGCGTCCAGGTGGAAGCCGGGCGCAACCTGTTTCCGCTGACGATCGAGCGTCCCGAGCAATTCGCCAGCCATCGTGTCGCGCTGGTCGGCGAATCCGCCCACGTGGTGCCGCCGATCGGCGCCCAAGGCCTCAACATGGGATTGCGCGATGCGGCCGATATCGCCGATATCGCCGGCAATGCGATCTCGCTCGGCGAGGATCCGGGGGCGCCGGCCGTACTGGCGCGCTATCAATCCGCGCGCCGTGCCGACGTCGCAAGCCGGCTGATCGCGATCGACGTCGCCAACCGTTCATTGCTTAGCGATTTCCTGCCGATGCAATCGCTGCGCGCGGCCGGTATGCACCTCCTCGCCTCGTTCGGCCCGCTGCGGCGGCTTGCCATGCGCGAGGGGCTGGCGCCGACCTGGAAGCGCGTGAGCTAG
- a CDS encoding AEC family transporter has product MVDILNLALPYFGLIFIGFACGKTRGLPESGLAWMNFFLLYVSLPALLFRIMSETPFSELNNPPFLIATTLATVSAFVLAMVAGRIIGELSLRKATMAGLAGAYGNIGYMGPGLALAVLGAKAAAPTALIFCCDSIFLFTIVPLLMALSDRKHPSLLYAIGIAARQIVLNPLIMSAAAGALVAALHIQVPVAIDRTLLFLQNAAAPTALFVLGVTVALRPFDRVPWEVPGVIAIKLLIHPLIVFGLMLLFGPFAQPWAATAVLMAALPPALNVFVIARQNNTWIEPASVAVLIGTFASVVTLTSVMWFIQSGRLVFP; this is encoded by the coding sequence ATGGTCGACATCCTCAACCTCGCGCTCCCCTATTTCGGCCTGATCTTCATCGGCTTTGCCTGCGGCAAGACCCGAGGGCTGCCGGAATCTGGCCTCGCCTGGATGAACTTCTTTCTGCTCTACGTCTCGCTGCCGGCCTTGCTATTCCGCATCATGTCGGAGACGCCATTTTCCGAACTGAACAACCCGCCGTTTCTGATCGCAACCACGCTGGCGACCGTGAGCGCCTTCGTGCTTGCCATGGTGGCAGGCCGCATCATCGGCGAACTGTCGCTGCGCAAGGCGACGATGGCGGGCCTTGCCGGAGCCTACGGCAATATCGGCTATATGGGCCCCGGGCTGGCGCTGGCGGTGCTCGGAGCCAAGGCAGCGGCGCCGACCGCGTTGATCTTCTGCTGCGACAGCATTTTCCTGTTCACGATCGTGCCGCTGCTGATGGCGCTGAGCGATCGCAAGCATCCGTCGCTCCTGTACGCCATCGGCATCGCCGCGCGGCAGATCGTGCTCAATCCGCTGATCATGTCGGCCGCCGCGGGAGCGCTTGTCGCGGCGTTGCACATTCAAGTGCCGGTCGCCATCGACAGGACCTTGCTATTTCTCCAGAACGCGGCGGCGCCGACGGCGCTGTTCGTGCTCGGCGTCACCGTGGCACTGCGGCCGTTCGATCGGGTGCCCTGGGAAGTGCCCGGCGTGATCGCGATCAAGCTCCTGATCCATCCGCTCATCGTATTCGGGCTGATGCTGCTTTTTGGCCCGTTCGCGCAGCCCTGGGCCGCGACCGCCGTACTGATGGCCGCGCTGCCGCCGGCGCTGAACGTGTTCGTGATCGCCCGGCAGAACAATACCTGGATCGAGCCGGCGTCGGTGGCCGTCCTGATCGGAACCTTCGCCTCCGTGGTCACGCTGACCAGCGTGATGTGGTTCATCCAGAGCGGGCGGCTGGTGTTTCCGTAA
- the hspQ gene encoding heat shock protein HspQ, giving the protein MIKARTAKFQIGQIVRHRVFSFRGVIFDIDPEFNNTEEWWLSIPEEVRPDKDQPFYHLLAENSESEYVAYVSEQNLLPDDSGEPIRHSQVAEIFVKDKSGGYRPRNPSLN; this is encoded by the coding sequence ATGATCAAAGCGCGCACCGCCAAATTTCAGATCGGGCAGATCGTCCGCCACCGGGTGTTTTCATTCCGGGGCGTGATTTTCGATATCGATCCGGAATTCAACAATACCGAGGAATGGTGGTTGTCGATCCCAGAGGAGGTTCGGCCTGACAAGGATCAGCCGTTCTATCACCTGCTCGCGGAAAACTCGGAGTCCGAATACGTCGCCTACGTCTCCGAGCAAAATCTGCTGCCGGACGATTCCGGCGAGCCGATCCGGCACTCGCAGGTGGCCGAGATTTTCGTGAAGGACAAGTCCGGCGGCTACCGCCCGCGCAACCCGTCGCTCAACTAG
- a CDS encoding invasion associated locus B family protein: protein MNFRIFAASIRPRGQVLALLAASALSATLIASGAQAQQPAPAPGAPKAAPAPAAPKAPPKAAPKGPAGAPAAQAPPAGAPAGAAPPQEQQVQLIYAPWTKFCLKGQEAGAKQVCFTGKDGRIESGQPVIAAVIIEPEGEPKKLLRVTLPLGMQLVHGTRIIVDNNPPQQGPYVICFQNGCMSDYEATPELIANLKKGQNLVVQAINSNGAPLTLPLPLAGEFAKAFDGPPTDPKQFEENQKKLQEELQKRAEEQRKKLEGTQPGATANPAAK from the coding sequence ATGAATTTCCGTATCTTCGCCGCGTCGATTCGGCCGCGTGGGCAGGTCTTAGCCCTGTTGGCGGCCTCGGCATTGTCGGCAACGTTGATCGCGTCGGGCGCGCAAGCTCAGCAGCCCGCGCCAGCGCCCGGGGCCCCGAAGGCCGCCCCGGCGCCTGCCGCTCCGAAAGCGCCGCCGAAGGCTGCTCCCAAGGGTCCCGCCGGCGCTCCCGCGGCACAAGCCCCTCCGGCTGGCGCTCCTGCCGGCGCCGCCCCGCCCCAGGAGCAGCAGGTCCAGCTAATCTACGCGCCCTGGACCAAGTTCTGTCTCAAGGGTCAGGAAGCCGGCGCCAAGCAGGTTTGCTTCACCGGCAAGGACGGCCGCATCGAGTCGGGCCAACCCGTCATCGCCGCCGTCATCATCGAGCCGGAAGGCGAGCCGAAGAAGCTCCTGCGCGTGACCTTGCCGCTCGGCATGCAGCTCGTGCACGGAACCCGGATCATCGTTGATAACAATCCGCCGCAGCAGGGCCCCTATGTGATCTGCTTCCAGAACGGCTGCATGTCGGACTACGAAGCAACCCCCGAGCTGATCGCCAACTTGAAGAAGGGCCAGAATCTGGTTGTTCAGGCGATCAATTCCAACGGCGCGCCGCTGACGCTGCCGCTGCCGCTCGCCGGTGAATTCGCCAAGGCCTTTGACGGTCCGCCGACTGATCCGAAGCAGTTCGAGGAAAACCAGAAGAAACTGCAGGAAGAGCTGCAGAAGCGTGCTGAGGAGCAGCGCAAGAAGCTGGAGGGCACCCAGCCGGGCGCCACTGCAAATCCGGCGGCGAAGTAA